In a single window of the Papaver somniferum cultivar HN1 chromosome 8, ASM357369v1, whole genome shotgun sequence genome:
- the LOC113303734 gene encoding uncharacterized protein LOC113303734: MAAKGEPVSYYSPLPSNPNHHQSHQEEDQYYIVLPLRNPNRNRYCKSLRQNIICFISVLLLALTFYCLYPSDPVLKVERVNLSHFKIHTNPTIALDVVMDLTVKVYNRDVYSLDYDSLIVSIGYHGKKLGFVSSDEGHLRPRSSSYIKAQLRLDGIEVLHDVFYLLEDLAKGYIPFDTVTEIQGRLGLFFFQVPIKGKISCEVNVSTSNQTVVRQNCYPE; this comes from the exons ATGGCAGCTAAGGGTGAACCAGTTTCATACTATTCACCCTTGCCATCAAACCCTAATCACCACCAATCCCATCAAGAAGAAGATCAATACTACATCGTACTCCCTCTCCGAAACCCAAACCGTAATCGTTACTGCAAATCTCTCCGGCAAAACATTATCTGTTTCATCTCTGTATTATTACTCGCTTTGACTTTCTATTGTCTCTACCCATCTGATCCTGTACTCAAAGTTGAACGTGTGAATCTAAGTCATTTCAAAATCCATACAAACCCGACGATTGCACTTGATGTTGTGATGGATTTGACTGTTAAAGTTTACAATAGAGATGTGTATTCTCTTGATTATGATTCGCTTATTGTTTCAATTGGTTATCatgggaagaaattagggtttgttagtTCAGATGAAGGACATTTGAGACCAAGAAGTTCTTCTTATATCAAAGCTCAATTGAGATTAGATGGGATTGAGGTTTTACATGATGTGTTTTATTTGCTTGAAGATTTGGCTAAAGGTTATATACCTTTTGATACTGTTACTGAGATTCAAGGGAGACTTGGGCTTTTCTTCTTTCAAGTTCCGATCAAG GGGAAAATATCGTGTGAGGTAAATGTTAGTACCAGCAATCAAACAGTCGTCCGTCAAAACTGTTATCCTGAG TGA
- the LOC113303736 gene encoding putative disease resistance protein RGA4 isoform X3, translating to MAEILASAVTEALISKLISIVSDEVYLVWGVKDEMKKLQATLLTIQAVLSDAEKQQIEKDAVKIWLTALKDAVYDAEDVLDEFAYEALRYHGSTRNKVVCHGNWYPYAS from the exons ATGGCTGAAATTCTTGCTAGTGCTGTTACCGAAGCTTTGATCAGCAAACTGATTTCGATTGTTTCAGATGAGGTTTATCTGGTTTGGGGTGTcaaagatgaaatgaaaaaactCCAAGCTACTTTACTTACTATTCAAGCTGTATTAAGTGATGCAGAGAAGCAGCAAATAGAGAAAGATGCAGTTAAAATCTGGTTGACAGCACTTAAAGATGCAGTTTACGATGCCGAAGACGTACTAGATGAATTCGCATATGAAGCTCTGAGATATCATGGTTCAACTCGGAACAAG GTGGTTTGCCATGGTAATTGGTACCCATATGCATCATAG
- the LOC113303736 gene encoding putative disease resistance protein RGA4 isoform X2: MAEILASAVTEALISKLISIVSDEVYLVWGVKDEMKKLQATLLTIQAVLSDAEKQQIEKDAVKIWLTALKDAVYDAEDVLDEFAYEALRYHGSTRNKVKNFFSLSNPISFRFKMGHKLKDVNKTLDFIARGKDKFQFSVAGSGSSMISANGPKNRETHSLVDDTIIVGREHEKSKIINLLIDNSDNHQRVYSIVRIVGMGGVGKTTLAQIIYGDALVTNHFDRKIWVCVSQNSNQKEVLGKLLEMILEKKDGFSSLELIVNKLKEHVQGKKILIVLDDMWNDNNNEWDDMFKSLMLICSLGSKLMVTTRSCFDIEFFNFTSFGRITPRKVLVFVRENCISAWRNRKDQT, encoded by the coding sequence ATGGCTGAAATTCTTGCTAGTGCTGTTACCGAAGCTTTGATCAGCAAACTGATTTCGATTGTTTCAGATGAGGTTTATCTGGTTTGGGGTGTcaaagatgaaatgaaaaaactCCAAGCTACTTTACTTACTATTCAAGCTGTATTAAGTGATGCAGAGAAGCAGCAAATAGAGAAAGATGCAGTTAAAATCTGGTTGACAGCACTTAAAGATGCAGTTTACGATGCCGAAGACGTACTAGATGAATTCGCATATGAAGCTCTGAGATATCATGGTTCAACTCGGAACAAGGTAAAAAACTTTTTCTCGCTTTCGAATCCGATTTCGTTTCGTTTCAAGATGGGTCATAAGCTTAAAGATGTCAACAAAACATTGGATTTTATTGCAAGGGGTAAAGACAAATTTCAGTTTAGTGTTGCCGGTTCTGGTAGTAGTATGATTAGTGCTAATGGTCCGAAAAATAGAGAAACCCACTCGCTTGTAGATGATACAATAATTGTTGGAAGGGAACATGAAAAATCGAAGATAATAAACTTGTTGATTGATAATTCTGATAATCATCAAAGGGTTTATTCGATTGTTCGCATTGTTGGCATGGGTGGAGTTGGCAAGACCACACTTGCTCAAATTATTTATGGGGATGCGCTTGTAACAAACCATTTTGATAGGAAAATTTGGGTATGTGTTTCTCAAAATTCTAATCAGAAGGAagttcttggtaaactattggaaatgattttggagaagaaggatggtttttctAGCTTGGAACTTATAGTAAATAAACTAAAAGAACATGTTCAGGGTAAGAAAATTTTGATAGTACTAGATGATATGTGGAATGATAATAACAACGAGTGGGATGATATGTTTAAAAGTTTGATGCTTATATGTTCTCTTGGAAGCAAACTAATGGTGACTACGCGAAGTTGCTTCGACATTGAGTTCTTCAATTTTACATCGTTTGGAAGGATTACCCCAAGAAAAGTGCTGGTCTTTGTTCGAGAAAACTGCATTTCAGCCTGGAGGAATAGAAAAGACCAAACTTGA
- the LOC113303736 gene encoding putative disease resistance RPP13-like protein 1 isoform X1, with amino-acid sequence MSKTDGVKWQAITDNDIWDLQEGEEKVIRVLKLICDHFEPHFKQCFSYCSLFPKDHIIKKDTLIRLWMAEGFLSHARGSKGMEKVGNEYFSILLTNSFFQEEQKNGGGIKSCKMHALLHDLAQSVVRTEYCSMVDVSRRSEMEIRRLRRVCFSFENEFSRIPETMYQLKKLRTFICSTPKFITKSSAMQIFTNFSCLRVLGLRNSAITDFPSSVAKLQHLRYLDLSNSEITSLPDSFSSLYNLQTLVLKNCFKLKDLPQGMSKLSSVRHLIICKTRTNEWIPPMPSQLRNLSCLHYLPLFIVGNKKNGFGIEELRDLNLLGGKLQINNLENVIDGKDAEGGHLKEKQEILRLELHWMARMGSESCSVVDNLEVLEGLQPHQNLKRLGIHNYVGSQFPSWMTSSSNLLPNLVNVVLKYCSRCQQLPALGQLPFLKFLHIEGLDAVKGIGSEFYGSNISNASSFPSLEDLSIFRMVNLVEWSDHISSSSSSSSSFSRLQWLKVKLCPKLTTMPT; translated from the coding sequence ATGTCTAAAACAGATGGAGTGAAGTGGCAAGCAATCACAGACAATGACATTTGGGATCTCCAAGAAGGCGAAGAAAAGGTAATAAGGGTATTGAAGTTGATTTGTGATCATTTTGAACCACATTTTAAGCAATGCTTTTCATATTGTTCTTTATTTCCTAAGGATCACATTATTAAGAAAGATACCCTTATTCGATTGTGGATGGCCGAGGGGTTCCTCAGTCACGCAAGAGGAAGCAAAGGGATGGAAAAAGTTGGTAATGAGTATTTTAGTATTCTGTTAACAAATTCATTTTTTCAAGAGGAGCAGAAAAACGGTGGAGGTATAAAGTCTTGTAAGATGCATGCTCTTCTACATGATCTTGCGCAATCTGTTGTTCGGACTGAATATTGCTCAATGGTTGATGTCAGTAGGAGAAGCGAAATGGAAATTAGGAGACTCCGCCGTGTATGTTTTTCTTTTGAGAACGAATTCTCGAGAATTCCTGAAACCATGTACCAGCTGAAGAAACTGCGTACATTCATTTGCTCTACACCAAAATTCATTACTAAGAGCAGTGCTATGCAAATTTTCACAAATTTTAGTTGCTTGCGCGTGCTGGGTTTAAGAAACAGTGCAATCACTGATTTCCCGTCTTCAGTTGCCAAGTTGCAACATTTGAGGTACCTCGATCTCTCAAATTCTGAAATAACAAGTCTGCCAGATTCTTTCTCTAGTCTTTACAATCTGCAGACCTTGGTTCTCAAGAACTGTTTCAAGCTTAAAGATCTTCCTCAGGGCATGAGTAAACTAAGTAGTGTGAGACATCTTATAATTTGCAAAACCCGAACTAATGAATGGATCCCTCCGATGCCAAGTCAGTTGAGAAATTTAAGTTGCCTCCACTATTTGCCGTTATTTATTGTTGGAAATAAGAAAAACGGGTTTGGTATTGAAGAGTTGAGAGACCTCAATCTCCTTGGTGGTAAACTGCAAATTAATAATCTAGAGAATGTCATTGATGGAAAAGATGCTGAAGGAGGACAtttgaaagaaaaacaagagattctTCGATTGGAACTACATTGGATGGCCAGGATGGGTAGTGAAAGTTGTAGCGTCGTTGATAATTTGGAAGTGTTAGAAGGTCTCCAGCCTCACCAGAACCTTAAAAGGCTGGGAATCCACAATTATGTAGGTTCACAATTTCCCTCATGGATGACGAGCTCCAGTAATTTGCTTCCCAACCTGGTAAATGTTGTTCTAAAATATTGCAGTAGATGCCAGCAGCTTCCCGCTCTCGGGCAACTTCCTTTTCTCAAATTTCTCCATATAGAAGGACTCGACGCGGTGAAAGGTATCGGAAGTGAGTTCTATGGTAGTAATATTAGCAACGCATCTTCTTTCCCCTCTTTGGAAGATCTTTCTATATTTCGCATGGTTAACTTAGTAGAATGGTCTGACCacatttcatcatcttcttcttcttcttcaagttttTCTCGCCTTCAGTGGCTCAAGGTCAAGTTATGCCCCAAGTTAACAACAATGCCAACTTAG
- the LOC113303737 gene encoding ER membrane protein complex subunit 6-like: protein MDVSTKKSSDELDVPTFSAENLQSNMKVIYYSRTFLSIVAGVIAGVLGFTSLTGFVFYFLIMAVTSVGLAAKAKFNVHAYFDSWNRVTLDGFLSGLMSFVLFWTFAYDIVHIF from the exons ACTAAGAAATCCAGTGATGAGCTGGATGTTCCCACATTCAGTGCTGAAAATTTGCAAAGCAACATGAAGGTTATCTACTACAG CCGCACCTTCCTGTCAATAGTTGCTGGAGTCATAGCTGGAGTTTTGGGATTCACTAGCTTGACCGGCTTTGTCTTTTACTTTCTCATCATGGCAGTTACTTCTGTGGGACTTGCAGCTAAGGCAAAGTTTAACGTACATGCATACTTTGATTCTTGGAACCGCGTCACTCTTGATGGCTTTTTGAGCGGGTTAATG TCCTTTGTGCTGTTCTGGAC ATTTGCGTATGACATTGTGCACATATTTTAG